One Gemmatimonadaceae bacterium genomic window, CAACAAGCTGTCGATCACGAGCACGCCGAACCAGGACAATCCGCTGATGGAAGGAAAAACGGCGATTCTCGGGCTCGATGTCTGGGAGCACGCGTACTACCTGAAGTATCAGAACCGCCGCCCTGATTACATCGCAGCGTGGTGGAACGTCGTGAATTGGGACGCCGTAACCGCCGCGTTTGAGAGCTAGGCCCTCCAGGCAACCGGGCGAAAGCTTATCGGGCGCGCGATAGCAACCGCCGCTGAGCTTCAGCGAGTGACGGGCCCAGACTCAGCGGCTGCGCGTGCGCCGACGTTACGAGCCCGGCTCATTATTGCAACCGCGATTGCCCTGGTTGGTGCATATCTCATTCACGTCGAGTACGGCCGGCTGCCAAACTTCCACACGGACTTTGGCATGGCCTGGTTCGGCGCGAGCGCGCTGGCGAATGGCGACAATCCTTATTCCCTGATTGGTCCCGGGCGAGCTTTTGATTACGGGTGGCCACTGATTTACCCTGCCACCGCGCTGGTTGCGGTGATGCCACTGATGGCTCTGAGCGAGCACGCTGCTGCAATCATTTTCGTCGCGATCTCTACGTTTCTGCTGGCCTTTGGCGTGACGCGAAACGGTTGGCACCTCCTGCCCCTTTTTGTCACTGAGCCGTACGCAAACTCGGCTCGCCTCGGTCAATGGTCGATTCTGCTCACGGCTTTTCTTTTCTTTCCCTGGGTTGGACTCGTTCTCGCCGCGAAGCCCCAGACGGCGATCCCGCTGCTGCTCGCAACTCAGTCCCGCAAGGCACTTGTGTTCGCGTTGATCGGGGGCGTCGTGCTTACCGGTATCAGCCTGGCGCTGTTCCCCGGGTGGCCGCTCGTGTGGATCGAGGGAGTGCGTAACGCACGTTTCATGGACCCCCCGATCACGCGGTTTGGCGGGTTTCTTGTGTTACTGGCTCTCCTCCGCTGGCGGCGGCCGGAGGCGTGGCTGATAGTCGCGCTCGCGTGTATGCCTCAGGCGTGGGGGTGGTACAACACTCTTCCCCTTTTCACGATTCCGGCGACGTGGCGCGAATCGGTGGCGATGGCGGTGGTCGCGACCGCCGGAGCCTGGATCGCAGGATCGTCCTTGCATCCGGTCGCTTCGCTCGCCGCGCTCTACGATTGGATCGGAATGCTGATCGTTTTTTCTGTGTACCTGCCGGCTACTGTCCTGGTCCTGCGAAGACCTAATTCTGGACCGTCGCCCGCTTGGCTACGGCTTCTGGTTCAGCGCGATCGTTCACCGAACGTCAACCAGGGGTAACTCTTTCAATCAGCGCGCAGCATCGCCTTCGAGATACGTGTACCCCTCGAGGCCCGCTACATAATCCGCAATGAACGTGTTCGCTTCCTGGCGCGTGATGCTCGTTGCGGCAGCGACCTTGCGCCGGAAGGTCGCGAGCAGATCCTGCGCTCGAAACTGAACGTAGGCCAGGACTTCTGTCACCGTGTCGCCGTGGACGAGCTCGGCAACCTCGTAGCCGTTCTCGGAAAGACGGATGTGGACGGCGTTGGTATCGCCGAACAGGTTGTGTAGATCGCCCAGAATTTCCTGATACGCACCGGTTAAAAAAATGCCGATGATGTACTGATCGTCATCGTCGGTGAAGGGATGCAGCGGCAGACTCGGCTTTGCTGCGCGATCGCCGATGAATTGCTCGATCCGCCCATCAGAATCACAGGTCACGTCCTGAATTGTGGCGTTGCGCGTCGGCTGCTCGTCGAGCCGATGGATCGGCATCACGGGAAATAGCTGATCAATTGCCCAGCTGTCCGGCAGCGATTGGAAGAGCGAGAAGTTGCAGAAATACCGATCGGTCAGAGTCGCCTCGAGGTCCTCCAGTATGTCTGAGTACTCCTCGCGATCGAGCTGTGCAATCCGCTCCACAGCTATGATCGTCGCGACGTAAATCTGTTCGGCTAGTGCGCGCTCGCGCAGTGTGAGGACGCCGCTGCTGAACAAATCCTGCGCTCGCTCCTTTGCGTACGTAGCGTCGTGATAAACCTCGCGCACGCGCCTTTTGCTGATCGCCTTGTAGTCGGCCACCATCTCGTGAAGAAAAGTGTGGTGGCCCTTTTTCAGAGCCGGCACACTCGTCTCGGCCTGGGACTCGACATCGATGACGCTCAGGAGCAGCAATGCGTGATGCGCTGTCAGGGCGCGGCCTGATTCGCTGATGATATGCGGCATCGGCAGCGATTGTTCACGGCATGACTCGGCAAGCGTGTACACGACATCGTTGGCGTACTCCTGAAGCGAATAGTTGACACTCGCCTGCGCTGTCGAGCCCGACCCATCGTAATCAACGCCAAGTCCTCCTCCTACGTCGACGTGCGTTACATCAACACCCATCGTGCGGAGCTCGGCATAGTAACGCGCAATCTCCTGCAGTCCCGCCTTGATGTAGCGGATGTCGGTGATCTGTGACCCAAGGTGAAAGTGAATCAGCTTGAGTATGTCGAGGCGTCCCAGCGCCTTGAGCCTGTCGACCAGCTTCACCAGCTGCGCGGTGCTGAGCCCGAACTTGGATTTCTCACCCCCGCTCTTCGCCCATCGCCCGGAGCCTTCCGAGTGAAGCTTGATTCGGACTCCCGCCGTCGGAATCACATCCAGCTCATCGGCAATCTGGAGCAGCACGTCGACTTCACTCAGCTGCTCGAGCACGATGAACACCTGATGCCCGAGCTTCTGCCCCATCAACGCGAGCCGCATGAACTCCTCGTCCTTATATCCGTTGCAAACGATCAGATGGTCCGTATGCTCGGCGAGCCCCAGCACCGCCTGCAGCTCAGGCTTGCTGCCGCATTCGAGACCAACGCTCGATTTTTTCCCGAACTCAACGATCTCTTCGACTACGTGCCGCTGCTGATTCACCTTGATGGGATAGACCGTGGTGTACGCCCCGGTGTACTCGTACTCGGCCATCGCGTGGGCGAAGCGCGCGTTCAGGGAGTCGATCCGCGACCGGAGGATGTCGGAAAAACGCAGCAGCAGAGGAAGCCCGACGCCCTGCGCTTCCAGATCGTTTGCCAGCTCGAAGAGATCGAGCTCGCGCGAAGGATCGTTGAAATCCGGCCGCACCACCACATGGCCCTTGTCGTTGATGTCGAAATAGCCGATTCCCCAGCCCTCGATATTGTAGAGCGAGCGGGCCGTCTCGATCGTCCACGGCTCGGGGGATTTAATGACTGTTTCCGGCGGATTCTCAATGGAGGTCATTCGAAAAGTTTACGGCATGACGGTGCGATTCGGTACCGCTCGATGGCACGGCTATTCGACTTATGCAGTTCGCTTCCGAACGAGCTGTCGGCGAATGAGCTCCGCCCATGCGGGCAGCGGTCCCTCATTCGGGCGACGCAGAACTATGATTGTCGCGGGAATGTAGGACGCTGCCATCAGCATCAGCGAAGAGCGCGGGTACAGATCGAGTATTCCATCGCCGAGGCCGAACGCCATCTCATATGCCAGTGGCGCCATCGTTGTCACCGCGAGCACAAGACTTTCGCGAAACGTCTCTGCAACGAGCAGGAGCAGCACCAGGTCCCACCAGCCCGTTGTCTGAGGAATCAAAGCCATCGCGGCGACCAGCCGCGCTTCGGGTCGTCGCCAGCGCAACAGCGCCGCCAGAGCGAGAAATCCTCCGGGACGAAGAATCGGCGCGATCATGTGTGTCTGTGAACGCACCGCGCTAAGCCATTCCGCCGGCCAGTGAGGAACAAACGCCAAGGCGATCAAAAAGAGAATCGCGCCCCCCACTATCGCGATCGTAAAGGCTCGAACGGAGCCTGTACTCGCGAGGAGCACCAAGCCGAGCGTTGGCTTCGCCGCCCAGGTCCATGCAAGGGCGGGCAGGAAGAATCCCGCAGCAATCAATGGCGAAAATTGAGCTTGGTGAGCGGCGGTCAGAAAAGGCAGCGAGACGAAGATCGGAAGGCGATCCCACCCCTTTTTGGTGACGGCATACGCAAGCACGGCCGAAGCAATAAACACGAAGACGGCCGATGCGACGGCCTCGTCAAGCAGGCCAAGCGGCAAAATCACCACTGCGGCGGTCAATGGATAGAAGAGCGGGAATTCGAGATGGTAGACCGCCGTCGGTCCAATCAGTTGGTAGGGATCGGCATGATGAAGCATGGCCGACGCGGCGAACCACAGCTGCCCGAGATCGGTGATGGCACCGGGCCCTTTCAGTCCCACGAGAGTGAGGGACATTCCGAAAAAGCCGATGAAGCTCGCCACGAGAGCTCTCTGCCAAATCGGGAGGTCCGCGGTGCGGAGCGGTGGTTCGGCCGGTGGCCCGCTACGCTTCATATTGGAGACTACGGCCCGCTAGTCGACGCATCTTGATTCAACGAAGCCGTTCGATTCCGAACGAGCTGTCGGCGAATGAGCTCCGCCCATGCGGGCAGCGGTCCTTCATTTGGTCGACGGAGAACGATGAGCGTGGCGGGAATGTAGGACGCTGCCATCAGCATCAGCGAAGAGCGCGGGTACAGATCGAGTATTCCATCGCCGAGGCCGAACGCCATCTCATAAGCAAGTGGCGCCATCGTCGTCACCGCGAGCACAAGACTTTCACGAAACGTCTCAGCAACGAGCAGGAGCAGCACCAGGTCCCACCACCCCGTAGTCTGAGGAATCAGAGTCATCGCGGCGACGAGGCGTGCCTCGGGTCGCCGCCAGCGCAGGAGCGCCGCCAACGCTAGAAATCCTCCAGGACGAACAATCGGCGCGATCATGTGTGCCTGCGGACGGACGTTGCGAAGCCATTCTGCCGGCCATTGAGGCACAAACGCCAGGCCGATTAGAACGAGAATCGCGCCTCCCACTATCGCGATGATAAAGGCTCTAACGGACCCTGTGCTCGCGAGAAGTGCCAAGCCAATCGTTGGCTTCGCCGCCCAGGTCCAGGCAACCGCCGGCAGGAGGAATCCCGCGGCAATCAATGGTGAAAACTGAGCTTGGTGAGCGGCAATGAGAAAAGGGAGGGATACGAAGATCGGCAGACGATCCCATCCCTTTTTCGTGACTGCATACGCGAGCACGGCTGACGCAATGAATGCGAAGACGGCAGACGCGACGGCTTCGTCGAGCAGGCCGAGCGGCAGAATCGCCACCGCGGCGGTCAAAGGATAGAAGAGCGTGAATTCGTGGTGGTAGAATCCCGTCGGTCCAACCAGCTGGTAGGGATCGGCGTGATGAAGAATGGCCGAGGCGGCGAACCACACCTGCCCGAGATCGGTTTGGCCAATACCGCCTCCTTTCATCAGCCCCCTGAGCGTAAGGGACATGCCAAACAGTCCGATCAGCATCGCGACAATCAGCCGCTGCCATCTCGGCGCATCCGGCGTGCTGTCGAGCTGCCCGGCCGACGGCACGGAGGCCGTCACAGTATCGTTTCGCGGGACGTCACGGATAGAGCGTTTGCATTGTCCAGCTCTCGCCCATGCGCGAATAGAGATGTCGCTCG contains:
- the speA gene encoding biosynthetic arginine decarboxylase, translated to MTSIENPPETVIKSPEPWTIETARSLYNIEGWGIGYFDINDKGHVVVRPDFNDPSRELDLFELANDLEAQGVGLPLLLRFSDILRSRIDSLNARFAHAMAEYEYTGAYTTVYPIKVNQQRHVVEEIVEFGKKSSVGLECGSKPELQAVLGLAEHTDHLIVCNGYKDEEFMRLALMGQKLGHQVFIVLEQLSEVDVLLQIADELDVIPTAGVRIKLHSEGSGRWAKSGGEKSKFGLSTAQLVKLVDRLKALGRLDILKLIHFHLGSQITDIRYIKAGLQEIARYYAELRTMGVDVTHVDVGGGLGVDYDGSGSTAQASVNYSLQEYANDVVYTLAESCREQSLPMPHIISESGRALTAHHALLLLSVIDVESQAETSVPALKKGHHTFLHEMVADYKAISKRRVREVYHDATYAKERAQDLFSSGVLTLRERALAEQIYVATIIAVERIAQLDREEYSDILEDLEATLTDRYFCNFSLFQSLPDSWAIDQLFPVMPIHRLDEQPTRNATIQDVTCDSDGRIEQFIGDRAAKPSLPLHPFTDDDDQYIIGIFLTGAYQEILGDLHNLFGDTNAVHIRLSENGYEVAELVHGDTVTEVLAYVQFRAQDLLATFRRKVAAATSITRQEANTFIADYVAGLEGYTYLEGDAAR